In Flammeovirgaceae bacterium 311, one DNA window encodes the following:
- a CDS encoding isochorismatase hydrolase (COG1335 Amidases related to nicotinamidase), with translation MKTALLLVAFQDIFFKNKGSHYTKDVQKSAKATEKLLEHFREHKLPVIHVKQMGKLDNLSAEKLLTYELLEPRTDDQTLITGEVNAFADQKLEELLKGVEATHLLVAGLAVEKFLVATLQAAKSLNYSCTVVQDACAVSKLKLGGEKIKSAMAHKVVMAVLNSYGVEITTAKDYIKAEEKQKKKLKKEMARQEAAFEAAKAALEAAEANLKLLESGLENKSAQVQKTPKTKKGGKKSNDIAGTKPAPGKPAKRKANTKASAPDAPSSQPNTDATLE, from the coding sequence ATGAAAACGGCACTGCTCCTGGTTGCTTTTCAGGATATTTTCTTCAAAAACAAAGGCAGCCATTACACGAAAGATGTTCAAAAGAGTGCCAAAGCTACCGAAAAGCTGCTGGAACATTTCCGGGAGCATAAGCTGCCAGTTATCCATGTCAAGCAAATGGGCAAACTCGATAACCTATCTGCTGAAAAGTTGCTTACCTATGAGCTGTTAGAGCCAAGAACAGATGATCAAACCCTGATTACTGGTGAAGTAAATGCCTTTGCTGATCAGAAACTGGAAGAATTATTAAAGGGTGTTGAGGCTACCCATTTGTTAGTGGCGGGATTAGCGGTAGAAAAATTTTTGGTAGCCACCCTCCAGGCTGCAAAATCCTTAAACTACAGCTGTACTGTAGTGCAAGATGCCTGTGCAGTCAGCAAACTAAAGTTAGGGGGTGAGAAGATAAAATCAGCAATGGCACACAAGGTGGTCATGGCAGTGCTGAATAGTTATGGTGTAGAAATAACGACTGCCAAGGACTATATAAAAGCGGAAGAAAAGCAAAAGAAAAAGCTTAAAAAGGAGATGGCTAGGCAGGAGGCAGCTTTTGAGGCTGCTAAGGCAGCCCTGGAAGCTGCCGAGGCTAATCTGAAGTTGCTCGAGTCTGGTTTAGAAAATAAATCAGCCCAAGTACAAAAGACTCCAAAAACAAAGAAGGGGGGCAAAAAGTCTAATGACATCGCTGGCACCAAGCCTGCGCCTGGCAAACCAGCTAAACGTAAGGCTAACACGAAAGCATCAGCCCCTGATGCTCCATCTAGTCAACCCAATACTGACGCGACGCTTGAGTGA